In Candidatus Dadabacteria bacterium, the DNA window GTCTATAAGTTCGCTCGTGGAGGGTTTTTTCTTGAGACCATCAATTTCCCTTACGGAATAAAAGAGGGTGAGCGCGTTATCCATGAGCTTTCGCTCGAGATCGGGGTAATGCACTTTAACTATTTTCTCAAGAGTCTTGCGGTCGGGAAAAGCTATGTAGTGAAAAAAGCACCTTCTCAAAAAGGCATCCGGAAGTTCCTTTTCGTTATTCGAGGTAATTATCACTATGACTCTTTTAACCGCCCTTACGGTTTTTTTGAGCTCGTAGCAATAAAACTCCATCCTGTCGAGCTCCAAAAGAAGATCGTTTGGAAACTCTATGTCCGCCTTGTCTATCTCGTCAATCAGAAGCACTAACTGTTCAGGACTCTCGAAAGCCTCCCAGAGCTTTCCTTTCTTTATGTAGTTCGAGATATCGTTTACCCTCTCGTCTCCGAGCTGCGAGTCGCGAAGCCTGGCGACGGCATCGTATTCGTAGAGGCCCTGCTGCGCGGTTGTGGTGGACTTTATGTGCCAGGTTATAAGTTGCTTTCCAAGAGCTTTTGCGACCTCAAACGCAAGCATGGTCTTGCCCGTTCCCGGTTCGCCCTTAACAAGTAGCGGACGCTCAAGCGTAATGGCCGCATTAACGGCCACGGCTAAGTCGTTTGTGGCTATGTAATCGTTTGTGCCTTTGAACTTCATTTTTCACCCACCCGTAGGGAATCGCAAAAACTTCCCCCTACTTATTGAATACGATTGTCCTGTTTTTGTAAATCAAAATCTCCCGGTTTATATGGGACCAGATCGCGTTTGAAAGAACAAGCTTCTCAAGATCCTGCCCCTTTCTTTTGAGGTCGTCTATCGAATCATCATAGTTAACCTTTATGACGTCCTGCTCTATTATGGGTCCCGAATCTAGCTCCTCGGTTACGTAATGACAGGTTGCTCCGACCACCTTAACCCCTCTTTCATACGCGGAGTGATAAGGGCGCGCACCAGGAAAGGCCGGAAGAAACGAATGATGGATATTCATTATTCTGTTGGGGTAATGCGATACGAAATTCTCGGTAAAAATCTGCATATACCTTGCAAGCACTATGAAATCCACATCGTAGCTGCGAAGAAGTTCAAGCTGCTCTGCCTCCACTTCTTCCTTGTTGTCCCGAACGTTGTCAAACACGTAGAAATCCGCTCCATGAAGACCTGCCACATCCCTGAGATCCGGATGATTGCTTATCACAAGGGGCATCTCAACGTCCCATTCCCTGGCGCGGAGTCTGTAAATTATGTCCGAGAGGCAGTGGGGAAGCTTGGAAACGAAAACCGCCATGCGCGGGATGTCTCCCGTAAAGAAAACCTCGAATTTCATGTCGAGTTTCTTCGCTACTTTCTCGCGGAAAACTTCCTCCGTCTCCTCGCGGGAGAGAGTAAAGCCGTCCATCCCCCACTTGGCACGGATAAAGGTCACCATGTCGTTTGTGTCAACACAATGCTGCAGCGCGTGGATATTACCCCCGTATTCGAATATAAAGTTGGTGACCGCGTGAACAAGACCGGGGCGATCCGGGGAGTGCACTAGCAGAATTGCTTCTTCCTGTTTTTCCGGCATTTTCGATTAAGGTCCGCTTCCTGGTTTTTGCTGGCTTTCGCTTATAAGATTAAGACCAAGGCTCCTTGTAGTAGTAGGTAAAGTTAGCGACCTTCGGCCGCTCCGTCCACCCTTTTTTTCTGTAAAAGCCCCGCAGATACGATGGCTTGTCCTTGCCGTTGGTCACCATCAGACGGTAAACATCCCTTTTCTTACCTTCTTCCATAACTGCTTCGATAAGACGGCTCCCAGCCCCCATTCCGCTTGCCGAAGGACTTACAAACAGGTCCGAGACGTAGCCCTCGTAGCTTCCGAGCATAACGAACGGTACCCAGTGAACGGTGGTAAACCCGAGGACCCTTCCCCCGGAATCACATGCGACGTACATGGTGTGCCCTTCCGGATCTCCGTCTGCTTGAAGTATGAGATCCCGAATCGGAGACGACACTTCCTCAAGTGAAAGGGAGTTCCTTCTCTCAGACCAGCCGATCTCTCTCAGTATCAGGGCCATCGCCTCCGCATCGTCGCCCGTGGCTTTTCTTACGGTGACTTCTTTCAAAGTTCTTCCTGCAACATTATTGTTTTTTCTTTTTTTCTAAGGTTTCAACCAGAGCCCCAAGGCTCTCCAAAACCCCCGGGCTGCGCAGAATTTTCGGAAGTTCCCTGTCAACTTCGGCACAAGCTCCTTCCATATTCGCCACGACCTCGCGGCGAAGAGCCCTTTTAGAGAAGGCGTAACCGGGAATAAGCGACGGACCGTACTGCCCCGCGAACTCAACGCAGTGAGAAAGAAGCGTGTCCGCTTCGTGGCTTTCATCGAAAAAACCGAGTCTGACGGCGTCGCGGGGTTCGTAAAGAAAACCTGTTGTCATGACCTGCTGCGCAATTGCCGTACCCAGCACGTAAAGCACGATCTGGGCTAGCGCCGAAGGAACGGGAAAACCTATGGTGATTTCATTAAGACCGAATCTTGCTACTGAATCAACGCATACCCTGTAATCGCAGCAGAGCGCCAGTATAAGTCCACCCGCTATCGCGTGACCGTTTACCGCAGCCACAACAGGTCTTTCATAAGTAAAGACCCGAAGCAAAGCGCCGCGAAAACGCTCGTACCACTGCCAGATTTCCTCTTCGTCCCCAGCGGTAAAAAGCGAAAGATGGTACTTAAGATCAAGACCGGCGGAAAAAGCCCTCTGAGAAGAGGTAAGCACCACGGGGCTTTCCGTGTGATCGCTCTCAAGCGTCGTGAAAGCCTCTTCAAGATCGCTGAAGAAGCCCTCGCCCATTACGTTCATCGGGTTTGAGTTCATGCGCACGACCGCGACGTCACCAATTCTTTCAATTTCCCAGCTCATAATGTTTCTCAATTCGCCCGAGCGCCGAAATCAGGCCCTTTTGCCCTCCGAGCGGCGGCTCCATGAATCCCTAAGGGAAACCGTCCTGTTAAAAACAGGCGCGCCAGAAGCCGAATCCACGGAATCAAGGATGAAATACCCCTTCCTCTCAAACTGGTAGTTAATCCCCAACGGATTTACCACATTCACAAGAGCCCGTTCTGCCACGCAGTCTTCAAGGACCTGCAGTGAATCGGGATTCAGAAATTCGGTGAATTCCCTCTGCTTGTCGGCCATAGGATTGGGAACGGTAAAAAGTCTGTCGTAGAGTCTTACGGTCACCCTCGAGGCGTTTTTCGCGCAAACCCAGTGTATGGTGCCTCTTACCTTTCTTCCGTCAGGCGCGCTCCCGCCTCTTGTTTCGGGGTCGTATTCACAGTGAACCTCGGTTACCTCTCCGGTCGTCGGGTCGCGCTCAAAACCCACGCACCTCACTATGTAGGCGTAGCGCAGGCGCACTTCGGAACCGGGGGAGAGCCTGTAGAACTTTTTCGGCGGATCCTCCATGAAATCATCCCTTTCAATGAAAAGCTCTTTTGAAAAAGGAACCTTTCTTTTTCCCATGGAGGGATCTTCCGGATTGTTTACCGCTTCGAGCTCCTCTTCTGCGTCTTCGGGATAATTAATTATCACCACCTTCAGCGGGTCAAGCACCGCCATAACCCTCTGCGCCCTCTTGTTAAGATCTTCCCTTACGCTGTGCTCGAGAAGCTCCACGTCTATCATGCTGTCCTGTTTCGTGATACCTATTTTCCGACAGAAATCCCTTATCGACTCAGGGGTGTATCCTCTTCTGCGCAATCCCGAGATCGTGGGCATCCTGGGATCGTCCCACCCGCTTACGTATCCCTCGGAAACCAGCTTCATGAGATTTCTTTTGCTGAGAACCGTGTAGCTGAGGTTGAGCCTCGCGAACTCAATCTGCTGGGAATGATATATGCCGAGCTGGGCGATAAACCAGTCGTAAAGAGGCCGGTGGTCCTCAAACTCAAGAGTGCAGAGCGAATGTGTGATGCCCTCAATGGAGTCGCTCTGTCCGTGGGCCCAGTCATACATCGGATAAATGGACCAGTAATCCCCGGTGCGGGCATGGGGCTTCTTCATTATCCGGTACATGACCGGGTCGCGCATGTTCATATTGCCCGAGGCCATGTCTATTTTCGCCCGAAGCACGTACTGTCCATCGTCGTAATCCCCGTCTCTCATAGCCCGGAAAAGCTTCAGGTTCTCCTCAACAGATCTCTCCCTAGAAGGGCTCTCCCTGCCGGGTTCCGAAAGCGTTCCCCGGTATTCTCTTATTTCCTCAGCACTCAGGTCGTCCACGTAGGCCTTCCCCTCGCTTATCAGTCCAAGGGCGTATTCATAGAGCTGCTCGAAATAATCAGAGGCGTAATAGATCCTATCCTCCCAGTCAAACCCGAGCCATCTGACGTCTTCCTTGATAGCCTCTTCATATGTTACGTCTTCCTTTGAGGGATTGGTGTCGTCAAAGCGCAGGTTGCATGTTCCGGCAAATTCCTCGGCTATACCGAAATTAAGACATATGGATTTCGCATGGCCTATATGGAGATAGCCGTTGGGCTCGGGAGGAAAACGGGTAACGGGCTTTGCGATACCGCCCTGAAGATCGCTTCTTATCTTGGTTCTTATGAAATCTTCGGATTCCGGAGATCCGTCTTTGTCCGTCTTCGATTTCATGGTTATGCGCGATAACACCCACAGAACAAGAGGATGAAGTTCCAAGTTGCGGACACTAGGTGGCCCTCTTTTTCCTTCCGGGCGGTTCCACGCGGCAGGGAAAACCGCACTATTTCCATTTTATGTTGCACCCGATGCTCGGAATCTGTTCCCATTCGATTGTCTGGCCCGCTATAATGGAGTCGAGTGCCATACGCATATCCTTTCCGGTAACCGGTTTTCCGTTTCCGGGTCTTGAGTCGTCAAACTGCCCCCTGTATATGCATTTCAGGTCGCGGTCGTAAACGAAAAAGTCGGGGGTGCAGGCAGCATCATAGACCTTGGCGATCTCCTGCGTCTCATCGAACAGATAGGGAAACGAGTATCCCTTTTCCTCTGCAACTTCCTTCATTCTCTCGGGAGAATCATCAGGATAGTTCTCAATGTCGTTTGAATTTATCGCTATGAAGGAAACTCCCTTGGAAATGTACTCATCGGCAACTTCCACCAGCCCATCCTGCAGGTGCTTTACGTAAGGACAATGGTTGCATATAAACATAAGCACCGTGGCAACATCCGACTTGAGATCGCCAAGCGACAGTTCGCTACCGCTTACAGCATCCGGCAACCGGAAGTCGGGAGCCTCGCTCCCCAAGGGAATCATCGTCGATAGAGTCTTAACCATTTTTATCTTCTCCTAGTTCTTAGGCTATTAGTCAGTGAAACCGATCTGCTTGTGTGAACCATCGCAAAACGGCTTGTTCTCAGAAGCCCCGCAGCGGCAGAGATAATAAGGATCATCCCCCGAGAGCCCCGAATCATCCTCAACGCAAAGTTCAATATCTCCGCAAACCTCGTAGGGGCCGTTTTTAAGCGACCTTATAACCGCGTCCCCTTCCTTGGCGGGAGCAGAAGATTCGCCAGACGGAAGACTGCTCTTAAACCCCGCCCCCCTGTGCGAACCGTCGCAAAACGGCTTGTTTCCAGAGGTCCCGCAACGGCAAAGAGCGGTTTTCTTTTTTATCGCAAGTCCGTTCCCTTCCCCGTCTTCAAGCAACTCGAGGTCGCTTACAATCAGGGGACCGTCATCCATGATCTCTATTTTGATTTTTTCACTCATATCGGGCCCATTGGTTAAGGTAATTCGCCCACTCGGACAGCCGCCGTTTATGTCTGAGTTTACATTTTTTCGACAATCATTGCTATACCCATACCGCCTCCCATGCACAGAGAAACCATTCCGTACCCGCCGGGGCGGACGTTTTCAAATTCATGAAGAAGTTTTACGAGCAGCACCGCCCCCGTGGCCCCCACCGGGTGCCCGAGCGCTATGGCTCCGCCGTTTATGTTCAGTTTCTCCTCCGCAATGGGAAAATCGCTCAGTACGGCAAGGGACTGCGCCGCGAAGGCTTCGTTGAGTTCAACCAGATCGATATCGTCGATTCCGAGCCCGGCTTTGTCAAGAGCCATGCGCATTGCGGGAACCGGACCGATCCCCATGATCGCAGGGTCAACACCGGAGATTGCGTAGGACTTAATCGACCCAAGCGGATTCAGGCCCAGTTTTTCCGCTTTGCTCTCAGACGTAACGATCAAGGCGGCGGCTCCGTCGTTAATGCCCGATGAGTTTGCCGCGGTTACCGTGCCGTCTTTCTTGAAAACCGGTCTTAACTTCGAGATATTCTCAAGCGTAACATCCGGCCTCGGATGCTCGTCAGTGTCAAACTGAACGGAACTGCCCCTTCGCCCGGGAACAGACACCGGAACTATCTGGGAGGTGAATTTCCCGCTCTCCATCGCGGCTTTGGCTTTCATCTGGCTTGAGTAAGCGAACTCGTCCTGGCGCTCCCTTGATATTTCATATCTCTCCGCAAGGTTCTCCGCCGTAACGCCCATGTGGTAATCGTTAAACGCATCCATGAGCCCGTCACACAGAATTCCGTCCACAAGCTCATCGGAAGGCGTTGACATCTTGTATCCCCACCTGGCTTTCCGAAGATAGAAGGGAGCCACGCTCATGCTTTCCATCCCTCCTGCCACAATGCATTCGCAGTCGCCGGACTTTATGGCCTGGGCTGCATTCACGACGGACTGAAGGCCCGAACCACAGACCCTGTTAATGGTAATCGCGGGGGTCTCAGCCTTTAATCCGGAATTAATCGATATCTGCCTCGCCGGATTCTGCCCTTGTCCCGCTCCCAGTATGTTGCCCATTATGCAGTCATCCACCTGTTCGGGCGGCAGGGACGCCCTGTTTATAATCTCCTTTAAGACCGCCGTCCCTAGATCAACCGCGGAGACATCCTTAAGCGTTCCTCCGAACGTCCCTATCGCGGTTCTAAGTGGCTCTGAAAGCACGACTTTTTCCATTGCTACTCTCCTTTGAACTCAGCCGTTCTCTTCTCAACAAACGCACTCATTCCCTCAACCCTGTCATAGGAATCAAAACACTGAAATCCCGTTTCCATCTCGTATGCAAGTCCTTCAGAAAGTCCCGTCTCGGATCCCTGATTTATCGCTTTTTTGGCGTAACTGACGGCAAGCGGACTGTTGCGCGCGATCTGCTGGGCTATTTTCATAACCTCATCCATAAGTTCTCCCTGCTCTACAACCTTATCCACAAGCCCAAGGGCAAGCGCTTCAGCGGCGGTGATCATCTCCCCGGTAAAAATCAGTTTCTTGGTTCTTCCAGGTCCTATAAGCTTGGTTGATCTCTGGGTTCCTCCCCAGCAGGGAAAGAGACCTAGCTTGGTTTCGGGAAAACCCACGCGGGCATTTTCAGAGGCGACTCTTATATCGCATCCAAGCGCAAGTTCAAGTCCTCCTCCCAAGGCGTATCCGTTTATCGCGGCTATAACAGGAAAAGATGCCTGCTCCAGATAATCAAAAGCCCCTCTTCCCAAGGCACAGTAATCCTTGAAGTCGTCCGCTGTCATCTGACTCATCTGCCTTACGTCGGCCCCGGCGACAAAAGCCTTTCCTCCGGCTCCGGTCACAATCAGCACCTTAATGTTCTCAGCGGGCAACTTTTCGGTCACAAAGTCTTTGAGCTGTCCTATGGTTTCGCCATTTAGGACATTCATAGACCTCTCTTTGTTAATCGTCAACACTCCCACGCCGTCATCAGTGCTTTCAAACAAAAGATCCTTGTACATTTATGCCTCCTTTACTTTCTGCCGTATTCAAAAAAGCCTTTTCCAGTCTTTCTGCCCAGATTCCCCGCCCTCACCATTTCCTTAAGCAGGGGAGCGGGTCTGAATTTCTGGTCTCCATATTCTGTGTAGAGAACGTCAAGTACGCTCAGGGTGACGTCAAGCCCTATAAGATCCGCAAGCGCAAGCGGCCCTATGGGATGATTTGCTCCGAGTTTCATGGCATTATCAATCTCTGCCGCCGTGGCAATCCCTTCATCAAGGGTGAAAATCGCTTCGTTTATCATCGGCAGCAGAATCCTATTTACAACGAATCCAGCCCTGTCTTTTGCCATAATCGGATATTTATCAAGACTCCGCGCAAATTCCATCGTCTCCTCAAGGATCTCAGGCGATGTTTTAGCAGTATTGATTACTTCAACCAGTTTCATTATCGGTGCGGGATTAAAAAAGTGCATTCCAACAACTTTTTCAGGCCTAGAGGTGTTCATGGCAAGCTCCGTAACTGAGAGAGTTGATGTGTTAGTGGCAATAATGGTGTCTTCTCCGGCGTTCTCCTCGATCTTGGCAAAAACCGCCTTTTTAAGATCCATATCCTCGCTTGCGGCCTCAATCACGATATCCGCACCGCTGAAATCACCGTAGTCTTCGGTCGGGTGAATCTTTGAGACGATGAGGGTGACCTGCTCCTTGTCGATTTTGCCTCTTCGGGCCAGTCTGCCAAGACTTTTTTCTATTTTTGCGACCGCATCCTCCGCAATATCCTTTTCAATATCCAAAAGAACGACGTTTTTTCCCGCTGAGGCGACAAGCTCCGCTATGCCTGAACCCATAGTGCCAGCCCCCACGATACCTACAGTGTTTATGTTTGACTCGGACATGCTTTTCTCCTGACTCATAACTGATTATGAACCCTGAATTATAACAGCTTAGAGCGACTCGGAAAGAACCTGCCTGGCGATAACGATCCTCTGTATCTCAGAGGTTCCTTCATATATCTCCGTTATCTTGGCGTCGCGGAAATGCCGTTCCACCGGATAATCGGTCGTATATCCATTTCCTCCGTGTATCTGAATGCCCTTGGTCGCCACCCACATCGCTGTCTCAGAAGCGTAGAGCTTAGCCATGGATGAGTGCTTGGCGTATTTTTCTCCGCGATCTTTCATCAAGGCCGCCTTGCAGGTAAGCAACCTCGAGGCCTCGATCCTAGTCGCCATGTCGGCAAGCATGAACTGTATCCCCTGAAAATCTGAGATCTTCTTGCCGAAAGCCCCCCTTTCCAGAGAATACCGCGTTGAGGAATCGAGAACCGCTTGCGCTATCCCCACGGCCTGGGCCGCGACCCCTATTCTTCCCGCATCAAGAGTTTTCATGGCGACCTTAAAACCTCCTTCCTCTTTGCCAAGAACCCGGCTCGCCGGCACCTCGCAGTTCTCAAAGACAATCTGCGAGGTGCTCGTCCCCTTTATTCCGAGCTTGCTTTCCGATTTTCCAAGAGAGATTCCGGGAGCATCAAGATCAATGATAAATGCCGTGATCCCACTGCTTCGTTTCCTTTTATCGGTCTTTGCGAAAACCACGGCGACTTCCGCCTCGCGACCGTTCGTAATCCAGCTTTTCGTTCCGTTAAGAATGTAAACCCCGCCTTTTTTCACGGCGCTTGTCTTTATGGCTGCCGCATCCGAACCCGACTCGGGTTCGCTAAGAGCGAAGCACCCTATGGCCCCCCGGCACATCCGCGACAGATATTCTTCTTTTTGCTCCTCGGTGCCGAAATCAATAATCGGAGCGCACGCAAGGGAATTATGAGCCATAACTATCGTCCCGGTTGAAGCACACGCCCGTGATATCTCCTCAATGGCGATTACGTATGAGAGGTAGTCAAGACCGCTTCCTCCGTAGCGCTCTTCAATGAAATGGCCCATAAAACCAAGATCGAACAGTTTTTCCACGATCTCCGAGGGGAAAGTGCTGGTTTTGTCAATTTCGGAGGCAACCGGCCTGATTTCCTTTTCGGCAAACTCCGAGACGAGATTTTTAATTAAACGCTGCTCTTGCGTAAGAGCCGAAGCGAGCATGGTGTGCGATTCCCTATTTTAGGATTTGGGTATGCAGAAATTTTAATTCACCCCTCTCTAAAAGGCAAAAACGTGTGTTTTTCAATTTGTACAGTCAGGGTGCCCAGTGCGGTTTGTTACTTGCCAATCCTGTTCAGTGAGCCCCCGGGTGCCGTTTTGGTGAACTATCCTTCTCACCCTGATAACCGCTTCCCAGAGAAGGCAGGACGCCCATTCAAGTCGAACTTCATAAGAAGCGGCGGCAGGAGAAGGAAATCGGCTATTAGGGCTAAAGCGATTACAAGCGCTGTGAGCTTGCCCATCGCTGAATTGAGTTCGAAATTGGAAAAACTCACCACGATAAAGCCTGCCACAAGCACAAGCGAGGTCGTAAGCAGTGCCTGACCCACGGTTCGGAAGGCAGTCAGTACCGCGTCAGAAGAGGTGGAACCGAGTTCGCGTCGGGTCCGCTGGTACCTGCTGAGGAAGTGAACAGTATCGTCGACCACGATACCCAGCGTCATGGCCGTTACCATCGAAAGGGATACTCCCACTTGTCCGACTGTGAGACCCCATATGCCGAAGCCCAATGCCCCCGGAGTCAGGTTTGGGACCATGCTCGTGATTCCGAGTCGCCATGATCGCAGTGCGAAGATGAGGATGAAGGAAATTCCAATGAGGGCAAGTGTGGTTCCGACTAGCATGGAGATGATATTTCGGCGGCCGAGATTGGCGAACATCAACGTGGTGCCGGCACTCACCTGACCGGAGATATTCGGCGCGTGGCCTGCGAGCCATTGCCGCGCGCGCTGATCAAGCGCGATCACTTCGTTTGATGAGAGCGTCTGCGTCCTCACTACCATCCGGGTAGCTGACTTGCTAACGTCGATCTGATTGTTGAGATCAAAACCATAGGGTAGAGAGATCTCGTAGAGAAGCAAATACTGCGCGGCAAGCTCCCGGTTTGCGGGCAGCCGGTAATAGGCCGGATCGTCTCCGTTCATGCTCTTGTTTAGCCGTCGGAAGGTATCGGTGATGACGCCTACATGTATCGTTTCAGGTTGCTCCTTGTACCACTCGGCAAACGCTTCGACGTCGGAGAGATACGCCGGGTCGCTGATCCCACCCGGGGAGTGCGATGGGAGCGAGTACTCCATAGCATATAAACCGGTGAGGTTGTTAACGATGAATTCAGAGTCTTTTCGGAATTCGATGCTCTCGTCAAAGTAGTGGAGGAAGACGTCGTTTAGCTCGTTCTGGGAAATCGATGCCACAAGCACTACCACGATCAGCACGGAACCCCAGAGCAACTGGCGGCTTCGGCGTATCACGAACTTGCCGAACATGACTATCAGGGAATTCTCTCGAGGCAGGGATGCGCGTACCCGAACCGGCAGCAGCGAGAGCAACGCCGGCAGAAAAGTTACGGAGAGTACGAACGCTGCACCTACCCCAAATGCAACGAAGGTACCCAGATGGCGGAAGGGAGGCGAATCGGAGAAGTTCAAGCTCAAAAAGCCGAGCGTGGTTGTCAGGCTCGACAGGAAGACCGGCTGAAGGTTCACCCGGATCGACTCGACAATCGCATCCCGCCTAGTCCTGCTGCCGCGATTCTCAGACGTGCCGGACACCGCATCATGCATGTAGTTGACAACGGCGGAATAAATGTGGACGCAGTTGGCAATAGCCACCGTCAGCACGACGACCGGGGAGACCGCCGAAGGTGATGTCATTGGAAGTCCTACCCAGCCTCCGATGCCCACAGCGGTCATTACCGACATCGTCACGACGAGCATTATTGCGAACGTTCCAGAAAATCCCCGCGTCAGCAGCAGCAGCATGAACGCCATTGCCAAGAAACTCACCGGGATAAGCGTCCTAAGGTCGTCCAGCGACACATCCATAAAGGCCTGGTTAAAAATCACCATTCCAGCCAATCGTACATCAATGCCAGGGAAACGCTCCCGAAACTCATTCGCAAGTTTCCGCGAGTGCTCAGCAACCTCCGCACCTTCGCGCATCTGGTCCTCGCCCGGCAACTGCAATGTGACGTTTACTCCCGAAACACCGCCGTCACGTGCCAGCAGGCGCCCCGCGAGAGCCGGTTCCGCCAAGGCGATTTCGCGAATCCGTGACCGTTCTTCAGCATTGCTGAAAGCACTCTCGTCCACAAGTTCACGCACCAATATCTCGTCGCCGTCGGCTTCGGTATGCTGAAAGTTGGTAATGGAA includes these proteins:
- a CDS encoding MMPL family transporter, producing MKLLREIESQLGNWAIMHRWPIIVAAIVLTGIATSGTLLLEFSTDHRVYFSKNNPQLLEYQEMEDMYGKSDNVFFAIVPEDRDATSALALKATEWLTERAWQTPFASRVDSITNFQHTEADGDEILVRELVDESAFSNAEERSRIREIALAEPALAGRLLARDGGVSGVNVTLQLPGEDQMREGAEVAEHSRKLANEFRERFPGIDVRLAGMVIFNQAFMDVSLDDLRTLIPVSFLAMAFMLLLLTRGFSGTFAIMLVVTMSVMTAVGIGGWVGLPMTSPSAVSPVVVLTVAIANCVHIYSAVVNYMHDAVSGTSENRGSRTRRDAIVESIRVNLQPVFLSSLTTTLGFLSLNFSDSPPFRHLGTFVAFGVGAAFVLSVTFLPALLSLLPVRVRASLPRENSLIVMFGKFVIRRSRQLLWGSVLIVVVLVASISQNELNDVFLHYFDESIEFRKDSEFIVNNLTGLYAMEYSLPSHSPGGISDPAYLSDVEAFAEWYKEQPETIHVGVITDTFRRLNKSMNGDDPAYYRLPANRELAAQYLLLYEISLPYGFDLNNQIDVSKSATRMVVRTQTLSSNEVIALDQRARQWLAGHAPNISGQVSAGTTLMFANLGRRNIISMLVGTTLALIGISFILIFALRSWRLGITSMVPNLTPGALGFGIWGLTVGQVGVSLSMVTAMTLGIVVDDTVHFLSRYQRTRRELGSTSSDAVLTAFRTVGQALLTTSLVLVAGFIVVSFSNFELNSAMGKLTALVIALALIADFLLLPPLLMKFDLNGRPAFSGKRLSG